The Erpetoichthys calabaricus chromosome 5, fErpCal1.3, whole genome shotgun sequence genome has a segment encoding these proteins:
- the LOC114652386 gene encoding leukocyte receptor cluster member 8 homolog translates to MTSLFIYLFILAEVLPSLGLTSNGTEGAAVGHQPGVLKCKRRLQKRSENFGTHEPTAAEEEPTRDCQIFPVISEPPPTAKPPIIVQPQTSLPLPPVQPQQPQNVPGGHQVPHNGMAIIPNVPNNGNGRPTVYQFNGNYGTLNGGRWVPTYGYTPPRGTMIAVGVVPGAVAGLSPNPSFMNRVIPATGNATPNLAIPGRTQVLPGRLIPVGGFYPATWGQFIPTRTQAQASPGRNEISPSNGAVPKCPQKPRRPLNRWVLQTLPRRGHVPFQQRAIQGTGFASGSSEEYRKGK, encoded by the exons ATgaccagtttatttatttatctatttattttggcAGAAGTGCTTCCCAGTTTGGGCTTAACCAGTAATGGCACAGAAGGGGCAGCAGTCGGGCACCAGCCAGGGGTCCTAAAATGCAAGCGAC gACTGCAAAAACGTTCCGAGAACTTTGGCACACACGAGCCCACGGCAGCCGAAGAGGAGCCGACCCGGGACTGCCAGATATTTCCAGTAATCAGTGAGCCGCCACCCACTGCCAAGCCCCCCATCATTGTCCAACCACAAACATCTTTACCATTACCTCCTGTCCAGCCACAGCAACCACAAAATGTGCCAGGTGGACATCAAGTCCCACATAATGGCATGGCTATTATCCCCAACGTCCCCAATAATGGAAATGGCCGTCCGACAGTCTATCAGTTTAATGGCAACTATGGCACTCTGAATGGAGGCAGGTGGGTGCCAACATATGGCTACACTCCACCAAGGGGCACCATGATAGCAGTTGGCGTGGTGCCTGGCGCTGTGGCCGGCCTCAGTCCTAACCCCAGTTTCATGAACAGAGTGATTCCTGCTACTGGTAATGCCACACCTAATCTGGCAATTCCAGGTAGAACTCAGGTCCTGCCAGGGAGACTCATTCCTGTCGGTGGCTTCTACCCTGCCACCTGGGGCCAATTCATACCCACTAGAACACAAGCCCAAGCCAGCCCAGGAAGGAATGAAATAAGCCCAAGCAATGGAGCTGTGCCAAAGTGCCCACAAAAACCCAGAAGGCCACTCAACCGCTGGGTCCTGCAGACCCTTCCAAGACGTGGCCACGTGCCGTTCCAGCAGCGTGCCATTCAGGGCACTGGCTTTGCCTCGGGGTCCTCTGAGGAGTACAGAAAAGGGAAGTGA